From the Labilithrix sp. genome, the window TGACGGGGAGGTTCACGAAGATGCTGCGTGCGGCCATGACGACGTCCTTTCGTTGAGGGTTCGTCTCTTGGACTCCCCTCCCCGCGCGGAATCATCGGTCGCTCGGATCTTATTCGGGCAGCGTCAGCGGCAGGCCGAAGAGGGGGAACAGCGTCTCGACGTCGAGGAAGGAGGTCCAGCCGGTGATGGAGGATTCGTCGAGCTCGAGGACGGTGAGGGAGAAGGCCTTGAAGCCGCCGTCGGGGTTCACGCGGTAATGCGCGAAGGCGGGGTGGCCGCAGGCGCCGGTCGTGCGGACGACCTTCGAGCCGCGGCAGCCGCTGCCGCGGCCGAGGAGCCACGCGCGGACCGGCGCGCGGCCCTGGAGCCAGAGCGAATACGGCGGCATGCAGAAGCGCGCGTCGTCGCGGAGGAGCGACACGAGGCCGTCGACGTCGTAGGTCGCGAACGCGGCGACGTACCGATCGACGAGCTCCTCCTGCTTCGCGGTGAGCGGCGTGTGCGCCGCGACGTCCTTCGTCGCGAGCGTCGCGCGCGCGCGCTGGAGGCCGCTGTTCACCGCCGCCACCGTCATCTCGAGCGCGTCCGCCACCTCGGCCGCGGACCAGCCGAGCACCTCCGTGAGCAAGAGCGCCGCGCGCTGGCGCGGAGGCAGGTGCTGAAGCGCGGCGACGAACGCGAGGCGGATGCTCTCCTTCAGCACCGCCGCCTCGGAGGGATCGGCGTCGGAGGGGATCGCCTTCGCGTCGGGGATCGGCTCGAGCCAGTGCGTGCGCTCGTACGCGACGAGCTCGTCCTCCGTCGTCCCCGCCGGGCCGTCGATCGGCCGCACACGCGACTTCTTCGCCGCCGCGAGCGCGTCGAGGCACACGTTGGTCGCGATGCGGTAGAGCCACGTCTTCACCGCCGCGCGCTCCTCGAAGCGATCGAGGCTCTTCCACGCGCGCACCATCGTCTCTTGCACCGCGTCGTCGGCCTCGGCCGCGGAGCCGAGCATGCGGTAGCAGTGACCGGTGAGCGCGACCCGATGCTCCTCGAGCCGCGTCGCAGCAGAAGCAGCACCAGCAGCAGCAGCCATGACGAGGCTCTTAGCACGCTCGTTTCGGGCTGGGGTAGGCTCGGCCGTGGATGGTCGCCGTCTCGAACGCGGACCGCGTCGTGTTCCCCGCCATCGGCCGCACGAAGGGCGACGTCGTCGCGTATTACGAGCGCATCGCGCCGCGCGCGCTGCCGCACCTGCTCGCGCGCCCGCTCTCGCTCCGGCGCTTCCCGAAGGGCCTCGCCGGCCCCGGCTTCTTCCAGAAGAACGTGCCCGCGCACTACCCGCCGACGTTCGGCCGCTTCGAGGCGCCGCGCCAGCCGCGGCGGGGCGAGAAGGCGCCCGGCATCACGAGCTACCCCGTGATCACGGAGGCGGAGCACCTCCCCTACGTCGCGAACCAGGGCGCGATCGAGCTCCACGTCACGACGTCGCGGATCGAGGACATCACTCACCCCGATCGCGTCGTCATCGACCTCGATCCGCCGGAGGGCGCCGACGTCGCGCTCGTCCGCCGCGCGGCGCACCTCGCGCGCGACGTCGTCGGCACGCTCGGCCTCGAGACCACGCCGGTCGCGACGGGCTCGAAGGGCTATCACCTCGTCGCGCGCCTCGCCCCGAGCATCGACGCGGAGGACCTCGCGCTCGCGATGCATCGCGCCGCCGCGATCCTGGCGGAGGCGCACCCCGACACGTTGACGATCGCGTTCCGCACCGCGCTCCGCGGCGAGCGCGTCTTCGTCGACTGGCTCAGGAACCGCACGATGGCGACCGCGATCGCGCCCTACTCGCTGCGCGCGAAGCCGCGCGCCTCGGTCGCGACGCCGCTGACGTGGGCGGAGCTCGACTCCGTCGCGCCCGACACGTTCACGATCGCCGACCTCGAGCGCCTGCTCGAGCGCGACGACCCGCTCGCGGCCCTCCCGCCGAGCGACGCCCGCCGCTTCGCGAACAACGTCGAAACGATGTTCAACGCGGCAGGCATCGTTCTCGAGAGATTCGACCGATTCCGGAGCTGAGCTAGAAGCGCTCCGCGAACGGGCGCACGAAGCGGCGGTCGTCCGACCAATCGAGGACCGCGAACACCACCTCGTCGAAGACGCCCGCGAAGGCGCCGTCGAGCTCGGAGCGGTACGCGCCGGCGACGACGGCGGGATCGTTCTTGAAGACGCCGCAGCCCCACGCCCCGAGGACGAGGTGGCGGTGCCCTTCGCGCGCGGCGATCGCGAGCGAACGCCGGACGCGCGCGCGCATCGTGCGCTCCACCTCCGCCGCGCGATCGGGCTCGCGCTCCAGCACCACGCCCGCGTTCGGAGCGGGGGCGGTGAGGAAGGAGCAGAGGTACGGCTCCTCGAGGAGCGCGCCGGTGTCGTCGTCGCGGAACACCGGGACGCTCGGCGAGTGGATCATCCAGTCGGTGTAGAGGCAGTCGCCGTGCGCGCGGTGATGGGCGTACATCGGCGAGCGGCGGATGCACGCGTAGAGCGCGCTCGATCGCGCGAGCGACTCCTCTTGTGCGCGCGCGCCGCCGAGGAAGCCTCCGCCCGGGTTCTTCGCCGACGCGAAGTTCAGGACGTACGGATGCGCGCCGCGCAGCGCGAGCGCCCGCGCCGACGCGAGGCTCGTGCCGTTCACGACGCTCGTGCGCGTGGGACGCGCGCCGGGGCTCGGGAGCGCGACGCTCTCCTCCGGCCGGACGTCGACGGTCCCCTGGACCGCGCGCTCGACGCCGGCGGCGACGGAGACCTCGCGCCCGGACGGCGCGACGTACGAGCCGCGCTCCGTGATCGTGACCGCCTCCTCGCCTTGGCGGCGCGCCTGCGATCGATCGGGTCCGCGGGACGGGGTGTAGGTGAAATCGAAGCTCATGACCCAGCTCAGGATGAGGCCAGCGCAAATAAAGTCAAGTGGACTCTTTTGGCCCCGTGTTAGCTTGCCCCCGCATGACGAAGACGCGCAACGCCACCGACGTCGCTCGCCGTTGCCTCTGCCTCGAGCTCCTCGCGCAGCGATCGCTCCTCGAGAGCGACGAGGAGGAGCCCCTCGCCGGCCGCGAGGCCGCGCGGGCGCAGTGGAGCAGCCGCATCGCCGACCTCGGCGTCGCGGACACGCTCTCGAGCGAGGAGCGCGCGCTGCTCGACGCGCCGGTCGGCGCGCTGAGCGAGGACGAACGCGACGACCTCGACGGTCGCTCCGCCGGGGCGGCGGTGTTGCTCTGGGCGCTCGGCCGCGCCCCCCAGCGCCCCACGTTCGCGCTCGCCGACGACGTCATCGCCGAGCACGGCCTCCTCGGCGACGGCTCGATCTCCGCCGCGCGCGCCGCGGCCGAGGGCGCGACGCTGCGCGCAGCGAGCGAGCTCGACGCCGCGATCGCGAGCTACCGGCGCGCGCGCGGCAAGGCGAAGGACCCGTCCGACGCCGAGCAGATCTACGCCGGCATCGGCGCGCACCACCTCGAGTGGATCGTCGACGCGTCGATGAGCTTCGACGACGATCTCGCTACTTGATGACGACGAAGGTCTGGTGATTGAGGGCGACGAGCTCGCCGGCCGGCGTGAAGAGCTCGCGCTGCTCGGGCTGGAAGCCCTCGTGATCGCAGACGGTGCGCGCGCGGT encodes:
- a CDS encoding sigma-70 family RNA polymerase sigma factor, encoding MAAAAGAASAATRLEEHRVALTGHCYRMLGSAAEADDAVQETMVRAWKSLDRFEERAAVKTWLYRIATNVCLDALAAAKKSRVRPIDGPAGTTEDELVAYERTHWLEPIPDAKAIPSDADPSEAAVLKESIRLAFVAALQHLPPRQRAALLLTEVLGWSAAEVADALEMTVAAVNSGLQRARATLATKDVAAHTPLTAKQEELVDRYVAAFATYDVDGLVSLLRDDARFCMPPYSLWLQGRAPVRAWLLGRGSGCRGSKVVRTTGACGHPAFAHYRVNPDGGFKAFSLTVLELDESSITGWTSFLDVETLFPLFGLPLTLPE
- the ligD gene encoding non-homologous end-joining DNA ligase — protein: MVAVSNADRVVFPAIGRTKGDVVAYYERIAPRALPHLLARPLSLRRFPKGLAGPGFFQKNVPAHYPPTFGRFEAPRQPRRGEKAPGITSYPVITEAEHLPYVANQGAIELHVTTSRIEDITHPDRVVIDLDPPEGADVALVRRAAHLARDVVGTLGLETTPVATGSKGYHLVARLAPSIDAEDLALAMHRAAAILAEAHPDTLTIAFRTALRGERVFVDWLRNRTMATAIAPYSLRAKPRASVATPLTWAELDSVAPDTFTIADLERLLERDDPLAALPPSDARRFANNVETMFNAAGIVLERFDRFRS
- a CDS encoding TIGR02452 family protein produces the protein MSFDFTYTPSRGPDRSQARRQGEEAVTITERGSYVAPSGREVSVAAGVERAVQGTVDVRPEESVALPSPGARPTRTSVVNGTSLASARALALRGAHPYVLNFASAKNPGGGFLGGARAQEESLARSSALYACIRRSPMYAHHRAHGDCLYTDWMIHSPSVPVFRDDDTGALLEEPYLCSFLTAPAPNAGVVLEREPDRAAEVERTMRARVRRSLAIAAREGHRHLVLGAWGCGVFKNDPAVVAGAYRSELDGAFAGVFDEVVFAVLDWSDDRRFVRPFAERF
- a CDS encoding DUF4272 domain-containing protein, which codes for MTKTRNATDVARRCLCLELLAQRSLLESDEEEPLAGREAARAQWSSRIADLGVADTLSSEERALLDAPVGALSEDERDDLDGRSAGAAVLLWALGRAPQRPTFALADDVIAEHGLLGDGSISAARAAAEGATLRAASELDAAIASYRRARGKAKDPSDAEQIYAGIGAHHLEWIVDASMSFDDDLAT